The Pirellulales bacterium genome includes a window with the following:
- a CDS encoding serine protein kinase, protein MTGGREIVSLIGQRQDLDQFRKKNWEGTFDQYLDVVSQEGQVTRNAFQRVYDMILSYGTETYEVAREKRLHYKFFGDPDNNGRDAVFGLDQALTQLVNAFKSAAQGYGIEKRVLLLHGPVGSSKSTIARLLKKGLERYSQVDSGALYTLGWVDLEDPDQVHWCPMHEEPLHLIPHRFRAEIQSRLNANRGPHEYQIRVHGELCPYCRYVYGDRRKRYDGDWTRLIADVRIKRLILSEQDRLGIGTFQPKDEKNQDSTELTGDVNYRKIAQYGSDSDPRAFNFDGEFNIANRGVIEFVEVLKLDVAFLYDLLGASQEHKVKPKKFAQTDIDEVIIGHTNEPEYRRLQNNEFMEALRDRTVKIDVPYVTTLTDEIKIYEKDYNKQKVLGKHIAPHTIEMAAMWAILTRMEEPKNANLSLLQKLKLYNGKTLPGFTEDNVKELREQATSEGMLGISPRYVQDKISNALVSHPEATSVNPFMVLNELESGLKHHSLITNEETRNHYRELIGVVKLEYTNIVKNEVQRAIAADEDALKRLCSNYIDNVKAYTQREKVRNKFTGQYEEPDERLMRSIEDKIDIPDSRKDDFRREIMNYIGALLIDGRPFDYKSNERLHRALELKLFEDQKDTIELTSLVSNVVDADTQVKIDVVKSRLIRDFGYDQESATDVLNYVASIFARGDVKQ, encoded by the coding sequence ATGACCGGCGGCCGCGAAATCGTCTCGCTGATTGGACAACGACAAGATCTCGATCAATTCCGCAAGAAAAACTGGGAAGGGACCTTCGACCAGTATCTGGATGTCGTTTCTCAAGAAGGGCAAGTCACACGCAACGCTTTCCAGCGCGTGTACGACATGATTCTTTCTTACGGCACCGAAACATACGAAGTCGCCCGCGAAAAACGCCTCCACTATAAATTCTTCGGCGACCCCGATAACAACGGTCGCGATGCCGTGTTCGGCCTCGATCAGGCCCTCACGCAACTGGTCAACGCCTTCAAAAGCGCGGCCCAAGGCTATGGCATTGAAAAACGGGTCCTGTTGTTGCACGGTCCGGTGGGCAGTAGCAAAAGCACCATTGCTCGGCTGCTAAAAAAAGGCCTGGAACGTTATTCCCAAGTCGATAGTGGGGCTCTGTACACGCTGGGTTGGGTCGATTTGGAAGATCCCGACCAGGTGCATTGGTGCCCCATGCACGAGGAGCCGCTACACCTCATTCCGCACCGCTTCCGCGCAGAAATTCAATCGCGGCTGAACGCCAACCGCGGCCCGCACGAGTACCAAATTCGTGTGCACGGGGAGCTATGCCCCTACTGCCGCTATGTGTACGGCGATCGGCGGAAGCGCTACGACGGCGATTGGACCCGCCTCATTGCCGATGTGCGCATCAAGCGTCTTATTCTCAGTGAGCAAGATCGCCTGGGCATTGGCACATTCCAACCCAAGGACGAAAAAAACCAAGACAGCACCGAGCTCACCGGCGATGTCAATTATCGCAAAATCGCTCAATACGGCAGCGACAGCGATCCGCGGGCCTTCAATTTCGACGGCGAGTTCAATATTGCCAACCGGGGCGTCATTGAGTTTGTGGAAGTGCTCAAGCTCGACGTGGCGTTCCTCTACGATTTGTTGGGCGCCAGCCAGGAACACAAGGTGAAGCCCAAAAAATTCGCCCAGACCGATATCGACGAAGTCATCATCGGCCACACCAACGAGCCGGAGTATCGCCGCCTCCAAAATAATGAATTCATGGAAGCGCTGCGCGATCGAACGGTAAAAATCGACGTCCCCTACGTCACCACGTTGACCGATGAAATCAAGATTTATGAAAAGGATTACAACAAGCAAAAGGTTTTAGGCAAGCACATTGCTCCGCACACCATCGAAATGGCCGCCATGTGGGCCATTCTTACGCGGATGGAGGAACCCAAAAACGCGAACCTGTCGCTGCTGCAAAAGCTCAAGCTGTATAACGGGAAAACGCTTCCCGGCTTCACGGAAGACAACGTGAAGGAGCTGCGCGAGCAAGCCACCAGCGAAGGCATGCTGGGCATTTCCCCGCGCTATGTGCAGGACAAAATTTCCAACGCCCTGGTCTCGCACCCGGAGGCCACCAGCGTTAATCCGTTTATGGTGCTCAACGAATTGGAATCGGGCCTCAAGCATCATAGCCTGATCACCAATGAGGAAACGCGGAACCATTACCGCGAGCTGATTGGCGTGGTGAAGCTGGAGTACACGAACATCGTGAAAAACGAAGTGCAACGGGCCATCGCCGCCGATGAAGATGCGCTCAAGCGACTCTGCTCCAATTACATCGACAACGTCAAAGCCTACACGCAGCGCGAAAAAGTGCGCAACAAATTCACCGGCCAGTACGAGGAACCCGACGAACGGCTGATGCGGTCGATCGAAGATAAAATCGACATTCCCGACAGCCGCAAAGACGATTTCCGCCGCGAAATCATGAATTACATCGGCGCGCTGCTCATCGACGGCCGCCCCTTCGATTACAAGAGCAACGAACGGCTGCATCGGGCTTTGGAGCTCAAGTTGTTCGAAGATCAAAAAGACACGATCGAGCTTACCAGCCTCGTTTCCAACGTGGTCGATGCCGATACGCAAGTCAAAATCGACGTGGTCAAAAGCCGCTTGATCCGCGATTTCGGCTACGACCAGGAAAGTGCCACCGACGTGCTCAATTATGTCGCCAGCATTTTCGCCCGGGGCGACGTAAAGCAATAA
- a CDS encoding dolichyl-phosphate beta-glucosyltransferase, whose amino-acid sequence MGQSGIYLSVVIPAYNEEARVAGTLQSVTTFLKLQSHEWEVIVVDDGSADQTAQIVKAANATEPRVQLLQYESNHGKGYAVRQGMLHASGKYRLFMDADNSTTIDHLGQFLPLLEAGVDIAIGSRAVPGANIVVHQPRWKELLGKLGNRWIRLWAVPGIFDTQTGFKAFTAEAAQTIFPLLTIDRWGFDVEVLAIARRRDYKIAEIPIRWVNDPHSKVTAWAYFEVLKDVLKVRRNLWKGIY is encoded by the coding sequence ATGGGCCAGTCCGGAATTTACTTGTCCGTTGTCATTCCGGCCTATAACGAAGAAGCCCGCGTTGCCGGCACCCTGCAGTCGGTAACCACTTTCCTCAAGCTCCAATCGCACGAATGGGAAGTGATCGTGGTCGACGATGGCTCCGCCGATCAAACCGCGCAAATTGTGAAGGCCGCAAATGCCACCGAGCCGCGCGTGCAATTGTTGCAGTACGAATCCAATCACGGCAAGGGTTACGCGGTGCGGCAGGGAATGCTGCACGCCAGCGGCAAGTATCGCTTGTTCATGGACGCCGACAATTCCACCACCATCGATCACCTCGGCCAGTTCCTGCCGCTGCTGGAGGCGGGCGTCGACATTGCCATTGGATCGCGCGCGGTCCCCGGCGCCAACATCGTCGTTCACCAACCACGATGGAAGGAATTGCTGGGAAAGTTGGGGAATCGGTGGATTCGGCTGTGGGCCGTTCCAGGCATTTTCGATACACAAACCGGCTTCAAGGCTTTTACGGCCGAGGCGGCACAAACAATATTCCCATTGCTGACGATCGACCGCTGGGGATTCGACGTGGAAGTGCTCGCCATCGCTCGCCGCCGCGATTACAAAATCGCGGAAATTCCCATCCGCTGGGTCAACGATCCGCATTCCAAGGTCACCGCTTGGGCTTACTTCGAGGTCCTTAAAGATGTGCTGAAAGTCCGGCGCAACCTTTGGAAAGGGATCTATTAA
- a CDS encoding response regulator codes for MTEAGKTKATHSKAAPQKSAAKPKTNAEKSPAQQPESSPSATPVTKRILLVDDDHEIVESMRLALEANGYQVLVARDGNQGLVLCEREDPDLVILDMMMPKRSGFLVLEKLRRTRPVPLRVIMVTANEGSRHKAYAEMLGVDDYIRKPFAMDRLMESIERLLS; via the coding sequence ATGACCGAAGCAGGAAAAACGAAGGCGACCCATTCTAAAGCGGCGCCACAAAAATCGGCGGCTAAGCCGAAGACAAATGCAGAGAAATCACCGGCACAGCAGCCGGAATCGTCGCCCTCAGCCACCCCCGTAACCAAGCGAATTCTGCTGGTTGACGACGATCACGAAATTGTAGAATCGATGCGCTTGGCTCTGGAAGCGAACGGCTACCAGGTGTTGGTCGCTCGTGACGGCAACCAAGGATTGGTGCTGTGCGAACGGGAAGACCCCGATTTGGTCATTTTAGATATGATGATGCCCAAGCGGAGCGGATTTTTAGTACTCGAAAAGCTCCGCCGCACCAGGCCAGTGCCGCTGCGCGTCATTATGGTAACGGCAAACGAAGGCAGCCGGCACAAAGCCTATGCCGAAATGCTGGGCGTGGACGATTACATTCGCAAACCGTTCGCCATGGACCGGCTGATGGAAAGCATCGAGCGCCTGCTCAGCTAA
- a CDS encoding TIGR03067 domain-containing protein yields the protein MLRLKVSCSIVMLCVVAHCAQPAMADVLQNDFQKLQGVWTLYYAEWEGSSFLPGANVRLAISDHQYMVAPNTGAATVGNFALYQMSWPRQINYVPFSGPAAGQTCLGIYSVIGNVQVVCFVPPGQPRPTDFSTFPGSGRMLNVWLRQP from the coding sequence ATGCTGCGCTTAAAAGTTAGTTGCTCAATCGTCATGCTGTGCGTTGTCGCGCACTGCGCCCAACCGGCGATGGCGGACGTTTTGCAAAACGATTTTCAAAAACTGCAGGGCGTGTGGACTTTGTACTACGCTGAATGGGAAGGATCCAGCTTTTTGCCCGGCGCAAACGTGCGGCTGGCCATTTCAGACCATCAATATATGGTTGCCCCCAATACCGGCGCGGCCACGGTGGGTAATTTCGCACTGTACCAGATGTCCTGGCCGCGACAAATCAATTACGTTCCCTTCTCCGGTCCTGCGGCGGGACAAACCTGCCTGGGAATTTACAGCGTGATTGGAAACGTTCAGGTGGTCTGCTTCGTCCCGCCGGGACAACCTCGCCCGACAGATTTCAGCACCTTTCCTGGCAGCGGACGAATGCTGAATGTTTGGCTCCGGCAACCGTGA
- a CDS encoding glycosyltransferase family 39 protein, with protein MHDQKEFATMHDRQSPQTRRIFAFLNSLWPVPLLLSIHFCLGLSAASRKTLTFDEGLHLASGYSYWSANDYRSNAESGNWPQRWAALPVWLEGYRFPPPDEPTWLHGQRYDFANRFLYDSGNNADAMILQARAMIGLLSVALGAVVYFWSRQLFGGVGSLISLMLYTFSPTMLSHGFLITADLASALFFCAAAWAVWTLLHRVSIFAILAAAISMAGLLLSKFSGVLIVPMGLVLLAVRCFHSQPLLVVFGQTYELRGRLKQLAAIAGVMVVEILAVGMLIWASYGFRYSTLNPSASHGATVDTSWEQFTKNVGAAGPIIQFLGEHRLLPEPFLYGLSYTLSTTEVRRAFLNGEFRTHGWISFFPYSLLVKTPLDVFAVLALAAIGAWFFRGTSNQTDPASQASIHHWYPLTPLMVLLSVYWIVSLTSHINIGQRHLLPTYPPMFILAGAATCWFLLSKWTSSPLQNGKRVEIAEPHHFTKAIRIAQIVLCVSLALAALDAVWVWPDYLAYFNILAGGPAQGYRHLVDSSLDWGQDLKELKRWLDAHPQDAKSAVPVYLSYFGTAWPTYYGIEATRLPGFFDVPSTLPPQALIGGTYCISATMLPGVYLPFPGKWNARYEQFYQLFTQAVAAYRNAGGNEEQIRQIAASFGTQNMNPIFHLYEQLRFARLCAFLRQREPDANAGHSILIYRLSDADVEQAIAGPPVELLPDCEPEAADELPFKVSERGK; from the coding sequence GTGCACGATCAGAAAGAATTTGCCACGATGCACGATCGCCAATCGCCACAAACCCGCCGGATTTTCGCTTTTCTAAACTCTTTGTGGCCGGTGCCGCTGCTATTGAGCATTCATTTTTGCTTGGGGCTAAGTGCCGCCAGCCGCAAAACGCTGACATTCGACGAAGGCTTGCATCTAGCGAGCGGTTACAGTTATTGGTCGGCCAATGACTATCGCTCCAATGCAGAAAGCGGCAACTGGCCGCAGCGCTGGGCCGCATTGCCGGTGTGGCTGGAGGGATATCGCTTTCCGCCGCCGGATGAACCTACGTGGCTGCACGGCCAGCGGTACGATTTTGCAAATCGGTTTTTGTACGATTCCGGCAACAATGCCGACGCCATGATTTTGCAGGCCCGCGCGATGATTGGTTTGCTCAGCGTGGCGCTGGGCGCGGTCGTTTATTTTTGGTCGCGGCAATTATTTGGCGGAGTCGGCAGTTTAATCAGCCTGATGTTATATACCTTTTCGCCGACGATGCTAAGCCATGGCTTTTTAATTACCGCCGATCTTGCCAGCGCATTGTTTTTCTGCGCGGCCGCTTGGGCAGTGTGGACGCTGCTGCATCGAGTTTCGATATTCGCGATTTTGGCCGCCGCAATCTCCATGGCGGGATTGTTGCTGTCGAAGTTTTCCGGCGTGCTGATTGTCCCGATGGGACTGGTGCTGCTCGCCGTACGGTGCTTTCATTCACAGCCACTCTTGGTTGTGTTTGGGCAGACGTACGAGCTTCGTGGCAGGCTGAAACAACTCGCCGCGATCGCGGGAGTTATGGTTGTGGAAATTTTGGCGGTGGGCATGTTGATTTGGGCTTCGTATGGTTTCCGATACTCTACGCTCAATCCCAGCGCCAGTCATGGCGCTACCGTCGATACCTCGTGGGAGCAATTCACGAAGAACGTGGGCGCAGCGGGTCCAATTATTCAATTCCTGGGTGAACACCGCTTGTTGCCGGAGCCCTTTCTGTATGGACTTTCGTATACACTTTCGACCACCGAAGTTCGGCGCGCATTCTTGAACGGCGAGTTTCGCACGCACGGTTGGATCAGCTTCTTTCCTTACAGCCTGCTGGTGAAAACACCGCTGGATGTGTTTGCCGTTTTGGCGCTGGCTGCAATCGGCGCCTGGTTTTTTCGCGGGACGAGTAACCAGACCGATCCGGCGAGCCAGGCTTCTATCCATCATTGGTACCCGCTGACGCCGTTGATGGTGCTGTTAAGCGTGTATTGGATCGTTTCGCTGACGAGCCACATCAATATCGGGCAGCGGCATTTGCTCCCCACGTATCCGCCGATGTTTATTTTAGCTGGCGCCGCCACGTGTTGGTTCCTGTTATCGAAATGGACTAGCAGCCCGCTGCAGAATGGCAAACGCGTCGAAATTGCCGAACCACATCACTTCACGAAGGCAATTCGAATCGCGCAAATTGTGTTGTGTGTCTCGTTGGCACTGGCAGCCTTGGACGCAGTTTGGGTTTGGCCCGACTATTTAGCTTATTTCAACATTCTGGCCGGCGGTCCAGCACAGGGTTATCGGCACTTAGTCGACAGTTCGCTCGATTGGGGCCAGGATTTGAAAGAGTTGAAACGCTGGCTGGACGCTCATCCGCAAGATGCCAAGTCGGCAGTGCCGGTTTACCTCTCATACTTCGGCACAGCATGGCCAACGTACTATGGCATTGAGGCGACCCGATTGCCGGGCTTCTTCGACGTTCCGTCGACACTGCCTCCGCAAGCGTTAATCGGCGGCACGTATTGCATTAGCGCCACCATGTTGCCCGGCGTTTACTTGCCGTTTCCAGGCAAATGGAATGCCCGCTACGAGCAGTTTTACCAATTGTTTACTCAAGCGGTGGCAGCGTACCGAAATGCGGGTGGCAACGAGGAACAAATTCGGCAAATAGCGGCCAGCTTCGGCACGCAAAATATGAATCCAATCTTTCACCTTTACGAGCAATTGCGGTTCGCCCGGCTGTGCGCATTTTTGCGACAGCGAGAGCCTGATGCCAACGCCGGGCATTCGATTTTGATTTATCGCCTAAGCGATGCCGACGTGGAACAGGCGATCGCGGGGCCGCCTGTGGAACTGCTGCCGGATTGTGAACCGGAGGCGGCAGACGAATTACCGTTCAAAGTGAGCGAGCGTGGTAAATGA